In Marinomonas posidonica IVIA-Po-181, a single window of DNA contains:
- the pepQ gene encoding Xaa-Pro dipeptidase has protein sequence MNTLYQQHIATLMQRYENAMVHFKLEAIVIASGHKTYYFQDDHSHPFHGYSGAQQWLPFDIGADTFLIIQPGQKPTLVWPIRDDFWHAPNPIPEGEWQNNWHIEPARRDDKWFQNLPKQSAWLGPKSDLEKRDITSCDGLNAYVDFAKAVKTPFEIQALQQASQSAVHGHLAAKQAFLEGKSELDIHLAFLSASQQTSAQEPYPGIVGLNEHAAVLHYEHKAINALPNSRTLLIDAGANCHGYASDITRTYTRHQDDFSALITGLDTLEQSLCQQATTGVAFRDLHQSCLVDVAQLLKDHKICSLGIEEQLEKRIPQVFFPHGLGHLLGLQVHDVGGHQIDSSGQLSMPDDHAPFLRLTRTLEEDMIITIEPGLYFIPMLIEKMQAEVAHHGCDLERIQHFMPFGGIRIEDNLQIKSESSINLTRQAFQALE, from the coding sequence ATGAACACACTTTATCAACAACATATTGCCACTCTGATGCAGCGCTATGAGAACGCCATGGTGCATTTTAAATTAGAGGCGATTGTCATCGCTTCAGGGCATAAAACCTACTATTTCCAAGACGATCACAGTCATCCATTTCATGGCTATTCAGGGGCACAACAATGGCTGCCTTTTGATATTGGTGCAGACACCTTCCTGATTATCCAGCCTGGGCAGAAACCCACTTTAGTCTGGCCAATAAGAGACGACTTCTGGCATGCCCCTAATCCCATCCCTGAAGGAGAGTGGCAAAATAACTGGCATATTGAGCCAGCACGTCGCGACGATAAATGGTTTCAAAATCTGCCGAAACAATCCGCTTGGCTTGGGCCAAAGTCAGACCTAGAAAAACGGGATATTACATCCTGCGATGGCTTAAACGCCTATGTGGATTTTGCCAAAGCAGTGAAAACACCGTTTGAAATCCAAGCACTGCAGCAGGCAAGCCAATCCGCCGTCCATGGCCACCTTGCTGCCAAACAGGCGTTTTTGGAAGGCAAAAGCGAATTGGATATTCATCTGGCCTTTTTATCGGCTAGCCAACAAACCTCTGCACAAGAACCTTATCCTGGCATTGTCGGATTGAATGAGCATGCAGCGGTTTTGCACTATGAGCACAAAGCCATTAACGCCCTGCCGAACTCTCGTACCTTGCTGATTGATGCCGGTGCCAATTGTCATGGCTATGCCAGCGACATTACTCGCACCTATACCCGCCACCAAGATGATTTCTCTGCTCTGATTACGGGGTTAGATACCTTAGAACAAAGCCTATGCCAGCAAGCTACGACAGGCGTGGCGTTTCGAGACTTACACCAGTCCTGTTTAGTCGATGTTGCGCAGCTGCTGAAAGACCATAAAATCTGTTCATTAGGCATTGAAGAACAACTTGAGAAACGCATTCCGCAAGTCTTCTTTCCACACGGTTTAGGGCATTTATTAGGTTTGCAGGTACACGATGTAGGTGGCCATCAAATCGATTCATCAGGGCAACTTAGTATGCCTGATGATCATGCCCCCTTTCTGCGACTCACTCGAACCTTGGAAGAAGACATGATTATCACCATTGAACCCGGTCTGTATTTCATCCCGATGTTAATCGAGAAAATGCAAGCGGAAGTCGCCCACCATGGTTGTGATTTAGAACGCATTCAACATTTCATGCCTTTCGGTGGTATCCGCATTGAGGATAATCTGCAAATCAAATCCGAGTCATCGATCAATTTAACTCGCCAAGCCTTCCAAGCCTTGGAGTGA
- a CDS encoding tripartite tricarboxylate transporter substrate binding protein, which produces MKKTTIALLAALSITSTASLAAYPDKDIQGVIMWGAGGSTDTVMRSVAPYAEEALGTDLILSNKSGGVGAISMKYVNKKKADGYTLLMGAENPQMHKVLGLSNVDYSDMIPVAILARGVPMIVARNDAPYNTMQELINYIKAHPGEVKIGSTGKGGLPSIIMAMIESQVKLDYISIPYKGDGPALTAIQGNAIDVMPAVLGATKEQIKAGRMKAIGLIDNQANPMLPNVAPITDTLPGLNSYLPWGPFFGVFVRKGTPDEAVNKLTSAFSTAGAREEFTSMMSNRGYSVMNISGQEAVDFLDTYRSVSSWLVYNAGVGKFSPEKFGIQKP; this is translated from the coding sequence ATGAAAAAAACAACAATAGCACTACTAGCCGCTCTATCCATCACATCCACGGCAAGCCTTGCAGCGTATCCAGATAAAGACATCCAAGGTGTCATCATGTGGGGAGCAGGTGGATCAACGGATACCGTTATGCGTTCCGTCGCACCTTATGCAGAAGAAGCACTTGGCACCGACTTAATTTTGTCGAACAAGAGTGGCGGTGTTGGCGCGATTTCGATGAAATACGTCAACAAGAAAAAAGCCGACGGTTACACCTTGTTAATGGGTGCCGAAAATCCTCAAATGCATAAAGTTCTAGGCCTATCGAACGTTGACTACAGCGATATGATTCCTGTGGCCATTCTTGCTCGTGGTGTGCCAATGATCGTCGCAAGAAACGATGCGCCTTATAATACAATGCAAGAGCTGATCAATTACATCAAAGCCCATCCAGGTGAAGTGAAAATTGGTTCAACAGGAAAAGGTGGGTTACCTTCCATCATCATGGCGATGATTGAGTCCCAAGTAAAACTTGATTACATCAGCATCCCATACAAGGGTGACGGCCCAGCTCTCACCGCCATTCAAGGGAACGCTATTGATGTCATGCCGGCCGTATTAGGTGCGACAAAAGAACAGATCAAAGCGGGCCGCATGAAGGCCATTGGTCTAATCGATAATCAAGCAAACCCTATGCTGCCTAACGTGGCTCCGATCACGGACACACTTCCAGGCCTAAACAGCTACCTTCCTTGGGGTCCATTTTTTGGCGTTTTCGTTCGCAAAGGTACGCCTGATGAAGCGGTTAATAAATTAACCAGTGCTTTCTCAACGGCCGGTGCGAGAGAGGAATTTACGTCAATGATGAGCAATCGTGGTTACTCTGTGATGAACATTTCTGGGCAAGAAGCCGTCGATTTCCTAGACACTTACCGCTCTGTCTCGTCTTGGTTGGTTTACAACGCGGGCGTTGGAAAGTTCTCTCCTGAGAAGTTTGGCATCCAAAAACCATAA